The nucleotide sequence TGTCACAACAACCTACCCAGAGTGAAGAGGAGCGTCCTGGACTACTTCATGTTTACGGTGAGAGACAAGCAGAAGCGCAGGGATCTGGTGCACTATGCCTGGGCGAACTACCCCTGGGAGGCATCCGGGGAACCGTTCATCTGGGGGCCGGTGGAAAAGCTCAGAAATCTCACAAATGAGCAGGAAAATGAGAAGGAAGGGACAAGGAATGGAGGAACCTCAGAAGGGAAAAGAAATGGAGGAACCTCAGAAGGGACAAGAAATAGAGGAACTTCAGAAGAACTGGAAGATGAGGAAAGCCTAGAGCAAGAAGCGGATGCGACTGCAGGAGGTGGAGATGTGGCCCCCAAAGACCATACCCCTAATGCTGTTGGAGGGCCCCAtcataatgttctgcagcaaccAGAGACTGGAGAGGGCATGGGGGAGGTGGCTCAAGGAGAGGAGCCTAAGGTGGACCGACTGGGGGCCCAAAATGATGATGTATGTCTTGGAGATGCTTTAGAAGGTGAAGATGTAAAAACCAGCCACAAAAATGAGGCACAGACAATAGAGAACAACAACTCAGGGAATAAGGAGCAGATGGCGGAAAATGAAATCTCTGgggatgaggggcaaataccacaGAAAAAAAACTCAGAGGATGATTGGCATATGCCAGAGAACAAAAGCTTAGGGGATAAGGGGCAGATAACAGAAAACAAAAGCTCAGAGGACAATTGGCAGATAACACAGGACAAAAGCTCAAGAGATGAGGGGCATATACTAGAGAACAAAAGCTCAGGAGATGAGGGGCATATACTAGAGAACAAAAGCTCAGGGGATGAGGGGCAGATACTAGAGAACAAAAGCTCAGGGGATGAGGGGCAGATACTAGAGAACAAAAGCTCAGGGGATGAGGGGCAGAAACTAGAGAACAAAAGCTCAAGGGTTGAGGGGCAGATAGTAGAGAACAAAAGCTCAGAGGATGAGGGGTATATACTAGAGAACAAAAGCTCAGGGGATGAGAGGCATATACTAAAGAACAAAGGTTTAGAGGATGAGAGGCAGATACCAGAAAACAAAAGCTCAGGGGATGGGGAGGAAATAGAGGACACAGGTTTAGAGGATGAGAAGCTCATAACAGAAGATACAAGCTCAGGGAGTGACAGGCTGACAACGGAGGACAATGGTGTTAAAAATAAGCAGACAAAGGTGGAGAGTAGCTTGGGGAATGAGCAGGCTACAGAGAGCACTAGCTGCATCAACTATAACCACACACTAGCAAATGATAACTCAGGAAATGCaaagctgataacagagagcactagCATTGGCAATGAGAGGCTGACAACAGAAGGCAATAGCCTGGGCAATGATGACATGACAACAGGGGTCGCCAGTCCAGAACAGGAGACATTGCTGACACAGACAAGAGAACCTGAAAGCCTCAGAAGTGAGAAGAAGCAGGCACTGTTGTCAGGGTCTGGAAAGGAGGAGGACACCTGCTGTCTAGTAGACAGAATACTTTCATTTAATTTTTGCTGCTTTATCTGCCTCTGCACGCAGCGTAAGTGACTTACACCCATGAATCTAcatctacttaaagggattgtctatgaTGGACACACACCCACTACTTACCCTGGGATGTGCTAACGATAAAATAATCTTGGGATAGTTTCTGATAATATTGCCCCTAAATGCTCTTTATTTGATATTTTAAGAATGGAAGCTATCGTATGTTGCTAAGGGGGGATGAGGTGGACAACTGACACAAACACCTTGTCACCTCTTTAGCTCCTCCAGTGGTTGATAATTGTACTAACATGACCTAAAGcacaatacacagcagatttgatgcctaTCCACATTGCACATTTTTTTCTGCCGGTGATTGGCGTGTCTGTTGTGGCTTATTAATAAAGTTTTTATATTTTCTTCAAAAGTCGTTTATGTGATTATTACAAGAAGGAAGGATGTGCACAGTCCCAAGAGGGGCCACAGCCTCAGATGCACATACCCCCTGTTTCTAGGAAAGTTGGGCAACGACCCATTTAGTCGGCAGTACAACTGTCACGTTAATGGGCGATAACTcaataaagtgatactgtcaccccgtTCTCAATGCGGGTGTTCGCAGTATTCACAAGCTTAgttgctgcacattcaatatttacctgtataacacttgtctgtgtcttttttCCACTCTAAAATCGCCTAATTTTATTGTTGGACAGTGGcaactaggcggggctttacAGCCGTTGGGCACACAACCCACCCGAGAGATGGAGCCCAaaggctgtgaagccccgcctaggtgacgctGTCCACTCTCCAGTGGATTCCGTCCCGACTCCCACTTAAAGATCTGCCCCAGTATAGAGTGATAGATAATATCATTACTAGATATATAGGCCATTCATGACTGTAGGAATTGTGAGTAAAACCAACACTAAAGCTCTACATGGAACTGTTACCCAACTTTGCCACCAGAATCCTGAATGGCACGCATATCTGGCTAGAGATGGAGAGAGACCCCACCTTTCCAACTTTTTGGTCCATTTGAGGTTCGCGATCATAAGAAAGCTGGATGAAAACCAATGTAACCGACACTACAGCTTTTATGGTAACCCAACTTTTCCAGACAAGGAAAAGCAACTAAGAAACTCTCCCTGATTAAGTGGTCCTGCACTTTTTGTAGCAAGTCTATTTGCAATTTAAGACTCCAGGAGTGACCACTACTCAGCTATCCTAGACTCCTGAATGGTAGGTGAGACCAGTTATAGAGTGCGATCACACCCTCACCCACTCTAATATCACTCCATACCTAGGTAAAGGGTGAGAGCTGTAATGTTAACCATTagtggtcacccatctttcctgaAATCATGAACAGCAAAGAGGCTTGTTATAAAAGTTGGGTGACTACTGTGGGTTATAATCCCCCAGCTGTCGGGGAGATCTTACTCCATAAGTAGGGTCCGGATCCCGATCAGGACTCTGGGAAGGTTGGATGATATACATTATATTACAGCTCTCACAGTAGTAGCCATCACCcaatttttatatgtatatatatatatatatatatatattataattatatatatatatatatatatatatatatatatataatcacacatataatataataatataatcccCCAGCTGTCGGGGAGATCTTACTCCATAACTAGGGTCCGGATCCCATTCAGGACTCTAGGAATTATGATTATGATAtacatcagtcatgtcaaactctggccgcGGGTCAAATCTGGCCCGCAGTTCCATTATTTTTAGCCCgctgagcttttccattgctgcATTAAATCTGACCCgtctgacgttgcagcagattataatatgggtggtctggaCAGCCGCtcagactggctactatataagagactattttagggactgacttctatataagacactatgaggtaggactggcttctatataagacactatggggtaggactggcttctatataagacactattgggagggctggctactatataagacactatggggaggactggcttctatataagacactattgggagggctggattctatataagacactactggggagggctggattctatataagagactatttggagggctggctactatataagacactactggggagggctggattctatacaagagactatttggagggctggctactatataagacactatttggagggctggctactatataagacactatttggagggctggctactatataagacactactggggagggctggattctatataagagactatttggagggctggctactatataagagactatttggagggctggctactatataagacactactggggagggctggctactgaataagagactatttggagggctggctactataaaagacactattgggagggcaggctactatattgggcactattgaaaggactggctactatataagacactattggaagggttggctacaatgtggggctctaatagtaggcctggctagtatgtggggcactatggggggggctactacatggggcacaattatgggattacccactgcttgagggatataatgagTAACTTTcatgtggggacaattacttcaggataggcagtgccaggaacaccgcatgcACTCTTCATTAAATGTTAAGGTTCGCCTgcgaatttttttaattttgtcccgctgtgtatttgagtttgacacccctgatatacATTACAGCTCTCACAGTATGAGCCATCACCCAATTTTTGCAGATTCCTGTAATTCACCCTAGCACTTCAATGATACATCCTGCACTTCTTATAACAAACCTATCTGCAGTTCCtgactctgggaaagctgggtggcaaccAATATGGGTAACATTACAGCTCTCAcactcagcttttccagactTCTGAACAGCAGATGAGCTGGGGGCTCCAGGACAGATGGTTACTGACAACCAATATAACCAACATTAGTAACCCAACTTTTCCTGACTCCTGAAAGGCAATCTGCTTAGTTATTGTGTGATACCCAGATTCCTGAATAGTAAAAGGTGCCTTTATAGAGTAATACCTCATATCATTCCATAACAAAGCACATTTGCTGCTTAGGACTAGGAATGCTGGGTAATATAATTAGGATTATACGGAGCTGTCACCCAACTTTTCCACACTCCTAAAAAGAAACATTTACTGCAAGGACATATATTACATGGGCAGAAGCGTCAGTCAAGGCTTCCAGATGTGgaactacgactcccagcatcccccgcGCCCCACCTCGGTGACGTGCGTAGCCTGCGCCGCCGTTCTAGTGACGTCACAGGCCGGCGCCGGGTTTCAGTTTCGCTTCTCAGCTGTCAGGTAGCGGAGGCTCCAGACTTGTGGCCTCCAGAACGTCAGCCGGCACCGTGCTCCCCTGCCTGGTGCTGCCCGGGCCCTGGCTCCGCGGCCCCGCTACCAGCAGCATGTCCCGGGACGGTGGTGAGGACGGGTGGACGTCCGAGTATGACTCTACCTgggaggatgaggaagaggacgggaggaaggaggagagagcCCGGGAGCGGAGGACGCAGCGCCGGGTACTGAGCCTGGGGGCGCCCCCTGGGGGTATGGTTGGGAATGGAGGGCTGTGGGGGACAGGCTGTAGGGAAGACCCCTAGGCCTTAGTGACAAAGGAGCCATGATGGCTGGGCCAGGGGGGCAGGTGGctgggccagggggggggggggctggtggctgggccagggggggggggggggctggtggctgggccagggggggggggctggtggcaGATGGCTGggccaggggggaggggggtggttgCAGATGGCTGggccaggggggggggcggggttgcAGATggctgggccggggggggggcggggttgcAGATGGctgggccagggggggggggcggggttgcAGATGGCTGggccaggggggggggcggggttgcAGATGGctgggccaggggggggggggtgttgcagatggctgggccaggggggggggcggggttgcAGATGGctgggccagggggggggggggggggggtgcagatggCTGGGCcagggggcgggggtggggggggttgcagatggctgggccagggggggggggggggggggttgcagatggctgggccagggggggggggggggggcggttgcaGATGGCTGggccagggagggggggggggttgcagatgGCTGggccagggaggggggggggttgcagatggctgggccaggggggggggggggggggggttgcagatggctgggccagggggggggggggggggggggggggtttgcagatggctgggccaggggggggggggggggggttgcagatggctgggccaggggggggggggggggggttgcagatgGCTGggccagggaggggggggggggttgcagatgGCTGggccagggagggggggggggttgcagatggctgggccaggggggggggggggggggggggtttgcagatggctgggccagggggggggggggggggttgcagatgGCTgggccaggggagggggggggggttgcagatggctgggccagggggggggggggggggttgcagatggctgggccaggggggggggggggggggttgcagatgGCTGGGCCAGGGGGGCAGTTCCCTGGGCTCTTCTATAAGGGGAAGAGTCCAAATGTTACACATACTAGGTCAGGTGTCTGGTTTTGTAGATGTTTCTTCTGGAATAGGTGACcattaagggttaaaaaaaatatataatataataaaatagctGCACTTATTGTAACCCTACCATAGCCCCTGGATCTGGCAGCGCCTGAATGTGTGTGAACTGCAACTACACAGAGTCTCCATACACTTGCCTCCCCCCTGCAGCAATGCAGCTGTACAACACGTCCTGACGGCTGGAGGGATCCTCTTTCCCAGGGTTTCTAAACCTGTACCCTCCAGCtgtaagggcatgatgggagttgtagtttttgagaACCACAGGATAGGAAACACAGCTGCAGATCCAGAGAAACCAAAGCCGTCACCCCCTATAGGTTCTGTAAGGTTTTACTGATGCATCACTGATGGGGTACTTCTGCCCAGGGGTAAGATGGCTGCTGTGCTAGGGATGGGGTGTATGGCAGATTTGTATCACAAGGATTTCTTATGACGCGGTTACCTGCCAGGATTCAATGAAGAGGCCCTTATCAATTTTACTGCTTATACAACTTTGTGTGTATTGCACTTATTCCCAATATCAGGGACCCAGAAGATCACAATGTAGGGGCTACAGCGCCCCATCTACTTTGTGTACACAGGAGCAGCATAAAATTAGTGACGGCACTGAACGCGTGTCCGCCCCACATCACTAGCTGCTGGACTGCACCATTACAGTCACTATAACAGATTGTCTTTTTATTTCTTGCAGTCTACTTACCCCCGACGGTGGAGGAACAGAGCGGCCAGAGACCTGCAGTGCTACAGACATGGCTACAGGGAGGAACACGCCAACGATCAGTCTTGCACGGTAATCCAGCTATTCAGTGGTTAAAGGGGGTATTTAAACTTGGCAAAAACATCCAGAAAActagcagctgtgtttttttgtACAACGTTGTCACTGAGCTCGGCCCATAGCCAAAAGCTGCATACTGGGGattgtttggaccacttgtcAGTCCCACTATATTATCCAGATAAACCGAGGTATGGATATCCTGGTCCACGCTACTGCCAATCTATGCTATGTATATGCTTCTCTACTATCCCAGTGCTGTAGGGAAAATACGTGATAGCGCCATTAACCTGGAGTAAAGCAGAGATCATGTGATCCAAGCGGGAGATCCCACCGGGGGTTCCAAGGTTCTCCTACCGATGCTGTGTGTCTGTTATAAGCGTTATCCTTCGGGTCTGCGTTCCTATTAGAATGCGATGCGCTCTGGCcagcagcacacatgtaatcTTGCACTATAGTTCCCGTTTTAGCTGAGTTGTGATGTCACGAACTGCAGGAAGGAAGCCGTGATCTTCCAAAACATGTTGAGGCTGCATGTCCCTTCTACTAACCTGTAGTTTGTGACGTCACAGCTTATCCCAAACCTGGAACTATAGTGCAGGTGGATGCATgctgccggccggagcgtgtcCCTTGCAAGTGTGTCTGCAAAACAGCACTGCCCTAATTCTAACAGGAATACAGATCAGCAGGATAACTCCTATAACAGACACATAGCATCGGTAGGAAAACCTCGGAACCAGTGGTGTAATCTCCCGCTTGGATCACATcatctctgtattttttttttctaatcctggataaccccttcaaa is from Dendropsophus ebraccatus isolate aDenEbr1 chromosome 14, aDenEbr1.pat, whole genome shotgun sequence and encodes:
- the LOC138772995 gene encoding opioid growth factor receptor-like protein 1 — encoded protein: MFNQEAEWNSDYDSTWEDEDEESPKRKKPKSQYQRNYWNRAAKDMQNYRHGYGETHLYTDTYPVHQKYMPNLEFYQNKRPFEPYGVTIEEFHETWREDYEELESNHGFIQWLFPLRERGVNPRATPLTLAELMAMKGDEVVRQRLLESYELMLGFYGIKLLDKETGQVSRSENWEERFYNMNTHTHNNLRITRILKCLGEMGYERLQAPLVQFFLEETLCHNNLPRVKRSVLDYFMFTVRDKQKRRDLVHYAWANYPWEASGEPFIWGPVEKLRNLTNEQENEKEGTRNGGTSEGKRNGGTSEGTRNRGTSEELEDEESLEQEADATAGGGDVAPKDHTPNAVGGPHHNVLQQPETGEGMGEVAQGEEPKVDRLGAQNDDVCLGDALEGEDVKTSHKNEAQTIENNNSGNKEQMAENEISGDEGQIPQKKNSEDDWHMPENKSLGDKGQITENKSSEDNWQITQDKSSRDEGHILENKSSGDEGHILENKSSGDEGQILENKSSGDEGQILENKSSGDEGQKLENKSSRVEGQIVENKSSEDEGYILENKSSGDERHILKNKGLEDERQIPENKSSGDGEEIEDTGLEDEKLITEDTSSGSDRLTTEDNGVKNKQTKVESSLGNEQATESTSCINYNHTLANDNSGNAKLITESTSIGNERLTTEGNSLGNDDMTTGVASPEQETLLTQTREPESLRSEKKQALLSGSGKEEDTCCLVDRILSFNFCCFICLCTQRK